From a single Candidatus Zixiibacteriota bacterium genomic region:
- a CDS encoding M48 family metalloprotease produces MISIERSSPNCRGVGGVHRPPVLPRIARVIVILSLASCATVTGPRIESEEEQRVQLALKAEAKAFHEAQQARLDRVGARLMKASGAKEKLKLHYVGRPEQTGGRIHPDLVNAWTDGEGVWITRGMMRFLRSDDELAVVLGHEMAHAYRGHMAYLRGKQALGLALSIPAAIFGGQAAGQLAALLVEAATKKFDRDQEREADLFGLIWVHRAGFDPEVAKGLFRRMAIEMPESVERGFLSSHPTSAERLLAMEKVSEALKKGLDPLEVFAPAEKRQERSEMPPRR; encoded by the coding sequence ATGATTTCAATTGAACGCAGCTCCCCGAATTGCCGCGGCGTCGGCGGCGTTCACAGGCCTCCTGTTCTCCCCAGGATCGCGCGGGTAATCGTTATCCTGTCGCTCGCCTCGTGCGCGACCGTTACGGGCCCGCGGATCGAGTCCGAGGAGGAGCAGCGGGTCCAGCTCGCCCTGAAAGCCGAGGCGAAAGCCTTCCATGAGGCTCAGCAGGCGCGGCTCGACCGAGTCGGCGCCCGGTTGATGAAGGCGAGTGGCGCGAAAGAAAAGCTGAAGCTCCATTACGTCGGGCGGCCGGAGCAAACCGGAGGCAGGATCCATCCCGATTTGGTCAACGCGTGGACGGACGGCGAAGGCGTGTGGATCACACGAGGCATGATGCGCTTCCTCAGGAGCGACGACGAGCTGGCCGTGGTGCTCGGGCACGAGATGGCGCACGCGTATCGGGGCCACATGGCCTACCTCCGCGGCAAGCAAGCCCTGGGGCTGGCGCTCAGCATTCCGGCAGCGATCTTCGGCGGCCAGGCGGCCGGCCAGCTGGCGGCGCTGCTCGTCGAGGCCGCAACGAAAAAATTCGACCGAGACCAGGAAAGGGAAGCGGACCTGTTCGGTTTGATCTGGGTTCACCGGGCCGGGTTCGACCCCGAGGTTGCCAAAGGTCTCTTTCGCCGGATGGCGATCGAGATGCCAGAAAGCGTCGAGCGAGGATTTCTCTCTTCCCACCCGACCTCGGCCGAAAGGCTGCTCGCCATGGAGAAGGTCTCCGAAGCGCTGAAGAAAGGACTGGATCCGCTGGAGGTCTTCGCCCCAGCGGAAAAGCGTCAAGAACGTTCGGAGATGCCGCCCAGGCGATGA
- a CDS encoding PAS domain S-box protein — MVERTRAPAQADRALQREVATRQAEEEVRLLLTLTEAISTAEDFHSALALTLQKVCEFAGWEYGEAWAPNERKDRLVIASSWHAKNEQAERIARARHGISFAPHEGLPGRVWSSRRPEWNDERALRSGIVRQPAILELGVRATFAIPIMAGSEVFAVLLFAMLEPRRESTRQVAIVSSVAAQLGSIIRRKRAEDELHKRETLLRTIVDSSSSVIYLKDAAGKYLDANRQYEQLFHLRPSEIRGKTDHDIFPGELADVFRANDVKVLEAGTAMEFEEVVPCDDGLHTFVSSKFPLLDSSGKPYAVCGISTDVTELKKKEKELEERLLQQEGFSQSVLNTVQVPVLLLDQEGRLDYANPCFERLSGYRLEEARGKDWFETFLPPGERERFRNAYRTVLAGAPVVGDTSRIVTRDGCEREIEWNANLLKDKNGKLIGVLCSGLDVTERRRAESWLNSLVRAAPDALVSIDRRGSIVEFNPAAERLFGYSRDEVAGKPVGLLMPEPYKSEHGDYIARYETTREARAVGRIRTVKAKRKDGSVFPIELSVVEIPTEEGIHYAAFIRDISERIKLQGRLIEHERLAAIGLTSAKFAHEISNPINGIYLTVQLLRQRLQQAGAADQKTLATLQTIVREIERLNNLLGDFRALYRSEQYKFQPISVAQVVAQTLALEEAEYAGRGIRVQVEIPADLPAVIADGDKLEQALLNLCKNAVEAMPWGGTLTVRAAVNGPEVAIEVSDTGTGIPADIDVWEPFKTTKKTGTGLGLVIVRRIVAAHGGTITYTSEFGKGTTFRLTLPLRPQESAAEKSAPL; from the coding sequence ATGGTTGAACGCACGCGGGCTCCAGCGCAAGCCGATCGAGCTCTGCAGCGGGAAGTTGCCACGCGCCAGGCGGAGGAAGAAGTTCGCCTTCTTCTGACGCTGACCGAGGCCATCAGCACGGCGGAAGATTTCCACTCGGCGCTGGCGCTGACGCTCCAGAAAGTCTGCGAGTTCGCCGGTTGGGAGTACGGCGAGGCCTGGGCGCCCAACGAGCGGAAAGATCGACTCGTCATAGCCTCTTCCTGGCATGCGAAGAACGAGCAGGCGGAAAGGATCGCACGGGCCAGGCATGGAATTTCCTTTGCCCCGCACGAGGGGCTGCCCGGCCGCGTCTGGTCCAGCCGCCGCCCCGAGTGGAACGACGAGCGTGCCCTTCGATCCGGGATCGTGCGGCAGCCGGCGATCCTCGAGTTGGGCGTCCGGGCCACCTTTGCGATTCCGATCATGGCCGGGTCCGAAGTCTTCGCCGTTTTGTTGTTCGCCATGCTCGAGCCGCGCCGGGAGAGCACTCGTCAGGTCGCCATCGTTTCGTCGGTCGCCGCGCAATTGGGGTCGATCATTCGCCGCAAGCGGGCCGAGGACGAGCTCCACAAGCGAGAGACGTTGCTGCGTACCATCGTCGACAGCTCCAGCAGCGTCATTTACCTCAAGGACGCGGCCGGCAAGTATCTCGACGCGAATCGCCAATACGAGCAGCTCTTCCATCTCCGTCCGAGCGAGATCCGGGGCAAGACCGACCACGACATTTTCCCCGGAGAGCTGGCGGATGTATTCCGCGCGAACGACGTGAAGGTCCTGGAGGCCGGAACTGCGATGGAGTTCGAGGAAGTGGTGCCGTGTGACGACGGCCTGCACACCTTCGTTTCCAGCAAGTTTCCGCTGCTCGATTCCAGCGGAAAGCCATACGCGGTCTGCGGCATCTCGACCGACGTCACCGAACTGAAAAAAAAGGAAAAGGAGCTCGAAGAACGCCTGCTGCAGCAGGAAGGGTTTTCTCAGAGCGTGCTCAACACGGTGCAGGTGCCGGTGCTGCTGCTCGACCAGGAGGGACGACTGGACTACGCCAACCCCTGCTTTGAACGACTCTCGGGTTACCGCCTCGAAGAGGCTCGGGGAAAGGACTGGTTCGAGACGTTCCTGCCGCCCGGGGAGCGCGAACGATTTCGAAATGCCTACCGGACCGTGCTGGCGGGAGCGCCCGTGGTCGGCGATACCAGCCGGATCGTCACCAGGGACGGGTGTGAGCGCGAGATCGAATGGAACGCGAACCTGCTCAAAGACAAGAACGGCAAGCTGATCGGCGTGCTCTGCTCGGGATTGGACGTCACCGAGCGGAGAAGGGCCGAGAGCTGGCTGAACAGTCTGGTTCGAGCCGCTCCCGATGCTCTGGTGTCGATCGACCGCCGGGGCTCGATCGTGGAGTTCAACCCGGCGGCGGAGCGGCTGTTCGGTTATTCCAGGGACGAAGTGGCCGGCAAGCCGGTCGGTCTCCTGATGCCCGAGCCTTACAAGTCGGAGCACGGAGATTACATCGCCCGTTACGAAACGACCCGCGAAGCCCGCGCGGTCGGCCGGATTCGCACGGTGAAGGCGAAACGAAAAGACGGCAGTGTTTTCCCGATCGAGCTGTCCGTCGTGGAGATTCCCACGGAAGAGGGAATTCACTACGCCGCCTTTATCCGGGACATCTCGGAACGAATCAAGCTCCAGGGGCGGCTGATCGAGCACGAGCGGCTGGCGGCGATCGGCCTGACTTCGGCGAAGTTCGCGCACGAGATCAGCAATCCCATCAACGGCATTTATCTGACGGTTCAGCTGCTGCGACAGCGGCTTCAGCAGGCCGGGGCCGCAGACCAGAAAACCCTGGCGACGCTACAGACCATCGTCAGGGAAATCGAACGGTTGAACAATCTCCTGGGCGATTTCCGTGCCCTGTACCGCAGCGAACAGTACAAATTTCAGCCGATCTCGGTGGCGCAAGTCGTGGCTCAGACGCTGGCTCTCGAAGAAGCGGAATATGCGGGCCGGGGAATCCGGGTGCAGGTCGAAATTCCCGCCGATTTGCCCGCGGTGATCGCCGACGGTGACAAGCTCGAGCAGGCGTTGCTCAATCTCTGCAAGAACGCCGTCGAGGCGATGCCCTGGGGCGGCACGCTTACGGTGCGGGCCGCCGTGAACGGACCCGAGGTTGCAATCGAGGTCAGCGACACCGGCACCGGCATTCCGGCGGACATCGATGTCTGGGAACCCTTCAAGACCACCAAGAAAACCGGAACCGGGCTCGGCCTTGTCATCGTCCGGCGAATCGTCGCCGCTCACGGCGGCACGATCACCTATACGAGCGAATTCGGAAAAGGAACGACCTTCCGTTTGACTCTACCCTTGAGGCCGCAGGAATCGGCGGCCGAGAAGAGCGCGCCTCTTTGA
- a CDS encoding isoprenylcysteine carboxylmethyltransferase family protein has product MESLRYLVALGLVVALPPLFLYWLLIHPLVHFWRARGIALTYTIVLTAVALAMMGLFSIRHYLLETDFGTRYPLVALGTACLALSAAMGFALRGRATIAVFLGLPEIAPDFYPRKLMTEGIYGRIRHPRYVQILIALVGYSLIANYLASYLIVALWVPAVYIIVCLEEKELREHFGAAYEDYCREVPRFVPRLRGKR; this is encoded by the coding sequence ATGGAATCGCTGCGATACCTGGTGGCTCTCGGCCTGGTGGTTGCTTTGCCGCCGCTGTTTCTCTACTGGCTTTTGATCCACCCGCTGGTCCACTTCTGGCGCGCTCGGGGCATCGCGCTGACTTATACGATCGTCCTGACCGCAGTTGCGCTCGCGATGATGGGCCTGTTCTCCATTCGTCACTATCTCCTGGAAACGGATTTCGGCACGCGTTATCCGCTGGTCGCGCTGGGAACGGCATGTCTGGCGCTCTCCGCCGCCATGGGCTTTGCGCTGCGCGGGCGCGCGACGATCGCCGTCTTCCTGGGGCTTCCGGAAATAGCTCCGGACTTTTATCCCCGCAAGCTGATGACCGAAGGCATCTACGGGAGAATCCGGCACCCTCGCTACGTCCAGATCCTGATCGCGCTGGTCGGCTATTCCCTGATCGCCAACTATCTCGCCTCGTACCTGATCGTAGCGCTATGGGTGCCGGCCGTTTACATCATCGTTTGCCTGGAAGAGAAAGAGCTGAGAGAGCACTTCGGCGCCGCCTACGAGGACTACTGCCGTGAGGTCCCCCGGTTCGTGCCCAGGTTGCGCGGCAAGCGGTAA
- a CDS encoding carboxypeptidase-like regulatory domain-containing protein: MRSTFHLRILLGALVATLAGPVRCGIPTAELFAQEMGSGSSVEQGKSPQGYRYLHGGVSSEEREAIEALAKDYNVQLTFAEKRGPYLAGIKLAVAEIKGGEIVSLTTNGPFFYIQLPSGDYRVSATFNGVTREIKRISVPKGKTVRRTLTWDLGEQSPELKER, from the coding sequence ATGCGTTCGACATTTCATTTGCGGATCCTGCTGGGTGCTCTGGTCGCGACGCTCGCCGGGCCGGTAAGATGCGGCATTCCGACGGCGGAGCTGTTCGCGCAGGAAATGGGCTCGGGGTCTTCGGTTGAACAGGGAAAGAGCCCGCAGGGCTATCGCTATCTCCACGGCGGGGTGAGCAGCGAGGAGCGGGAAGCGATCGAGGCGCTGGCGAAAGATTACAACGTGCAGCTCACCTTCGCGGAGAAGCGGGGTCCGTATCTGGCCGGGATCAAGCTCGCCGTGGCGGAGATCAAGGGCGGTGAGATCGTCTCTCTCACCACCAACGGCCCGTTTTTTTACATCCAGCTGCCGTCCGGCGATTATCGGGTAAGCGCCACGTTCAACGGCGTCACCCGTGAGATCAAGCGGATTTCGGTGCCGAAGGGCAAAACCGTCCGCCGCACGCTCACCTGGGATCTGGGCGAGCAGTCCCCGGAACTGAAGGAGCGGTGA
- a CDS encoding glycine zipper domain-containing protein has protein sequence MKPIRILIIGLLLAAGLASCSTPMTTRETGAVAGGIGGAAAGGIIGSAVGRPGTGAAIGGALGLGAGALIGDQIQALQNRQAELERQLKESREELESQRRELERIRKEAKEY, from the coding sequence GTTTGCTGCTTGCAGCGGGGCTTGCTTCCTGCTCGACGCCCATGACCACGCGCGAGACCGGTGCGGTGGCCGGCGGGATCGGCGGAGCGGCCGCCGGAGGCATTATCGGCAGCGCGGTCGGGCGCCCCGGCACGGGCGCCGCCATCGGCGGGGCCTTGGGCCTGGGCGCGGGAGCGTTGATCGGCGACCAGATCCAGGCGTTGCAGAACCGCCAGGCGGAGCTGGAACGGCAGCTCAAGGAATCTCGAGAAGAGCTCGAAAGCCAGCGCAGGGAGCTGGAGCGAATCAGGAAGGAAGCGAAAGAATACTAG